From Antechinus flavipes isolate AdamAnt ecotype Samford, QLD, Australia chromosome 1, AdamAnt_v2, whole genome shotgun sequence:
CACATTCACTAGCCCCCCCAACAACGCTAATGCGTCCATTCGAAGATAGCAGGGCAGGGATCCTGGGGCTCCTGCTCCCAGCCCCATCCCTCGAGCCCCAAACACCAGCAGTCGTGCTCCTGCCTGCCAGCCAAAGGCCCGAAGTCGGGCACTAGTCGAGGGGGCAGTGAGGGCTCGCCAGCCTGCCAACCCAGATAAGAGAGTATAGCCCACCAGGGCTGCTGGACGCAGCCAAGGCCGACACGCCAGGGTACAATGGATGATGGGCAGGGCTCCTAGAAGGAGAAACAGAACACAAAAAAGTGATGAGTGAGAAGTTTTCAGTCTCCGAGCCCATCCCAAGCCCCACAAAAAGAATCCAGAagtcatcttttttccttcccacccttcctttttctctaccCAATTGTCTACTGCTCTAACTCATCTCAAAAGGTGGGACAAAGTCAACCCCACCCCAGTACCCAATTTCCCCCCCCTTTCCCGGCTCACCGAGGGTGTTGACGAGGCAGACCCCACACATGTCGAGGGCAAGGAGCCGGGCGTAGACAGGGCTACCCCCACGGTGGCACATGAAGAGGTGGTAGAGCACAGAGCCTGCAGGGGGCGCCAGGCAGGCCACACAGTGTGTTCCCCCCAGCCAGCCGCCCCCTCCCAGCTGTCCCCAGGGCATGGTCAGGGGCAGCAGCACCAGGAAACCCAGGAGGGCCAAGCCTGttgggatgggggggaagggggaggtagaGAGATGTAGGGACAGTATCAGCCAGATTGCTGTGTTATCCAGCTCTTCCCATAATTTCTTCCAAAGCAAAATCTGGAGAAATAAGAAATTTGGGCctttctaatgatttttttttaacacaagaCCAAGCTAAGAATAGAAAGAGTGATAAGAAGATACCTAGTTCTCTATTTCCAGTCACCTAGCCTCTTGTAATTACTTAGCTTCATAAGAATTTCCAGCTTCTGATATCCATTCAACCTAGTATCATACTAGACTGATTTCTTTATCCTTCCCAACTCCCTTACTCTTTTATTCCAATTCCCCTCTGTGGCCCACCCTCCCATTTGAGGCCTGGttcagagagaaaacagaaatggaaCCCTCTGTAGTAGGTAGAGCAGAAAAAGATTTTAGTGTGTCCCTAAAATCACTGAGCCAGTTCCTTGGTGTTTGACCTTAGGCAATAGAACTCAATTTTCTAGAGCATTTTTTAGGTTTACAAAATGGTTTCCTAtgttaccttcattttacagataaggacactgaatgaaatggagggggagggggtaTTTGACACCTTAGCTaaacctctttctttctttgtacaaTTCTGAAATCTCCTACATCAGGAAAGTAATATGAATTGTAAAGTCCTACATTAACATCAAATATCATTTTTCTACCCAGTCCTTGACTGGTCCTTGGCCCTTCAGGTATTAGGGAAGCAAAAAGTCTGGGGCAGCCTTCTTGGTCTCAGAGACCATAAGTGGCCCTCAGCCCAGACTAGGTCAGaggaattctctcttttctcccaggAACAGCTCAAGGACAAGCCTAGTAAGCTCAGCAGCTGTGTCAGCAGAGCTCAGCCCTGACCGAGGTAGAGGGGCCAGAAGAGGGCAATGGGGCGGCAATGGGCATCTTGGACCACCAGGAGGAGCTGTGACACAGAGAAACCTCAAGGCAGGCAGCTGGCTCTGGGATGGGAAAGGACACGGGTAGTCTTTAACGGAGAAAGAAGGGCCAGTTAGAGGGCTCCCAGATCTAGATGCGCCACCGACTCCTTCCCTATCCGCTTGCTCCCACACACTCCCCACCACCAAATATCCTCAGGAAGACAAGTGACCCTGAAATGAATGAACACTAATTGAAGAAAACTCGCTGTTTTCTCAAGGCCTCTTGTGGGACCCCCCACACAAGGGATTATGGGATTGATAAAGAACCAAGCCAATTCCCTTCAGCTCAAGAGGGATTAGCCTACGGTCACAACCTCACTGATACAGCTCCATCTCCCCGCCCCCATGGACGCAGGGAAGTCATGGGGCCCCAAACACTTGAAGTTCTTTAGGgtggtgggggtggggcagaaacTGGCCGAGCTTGGGGTCATAAACAACAGGAGCTTTGTCACCCCAGTCTTCCGTGCCAAAGTGAAATCTAgtgttttctccctcttccctttctccctccagcCCAATCTCCATTCCCAGGTACTCTCTTTCCAATGCCATCTTCCTAAAAAAAAACCCTCGTTTCTTCCCGGAAACTACAACCTCCTGTCCCTAGTCGAAAAGCTTTTCCCCAAATCCTAATCCTTTCCCTGCTTTCTGAGTTCCCCCACCCAAGGATAATCCTGGTTTATAATTCAGGagcagaaaaaaggaagggggcaATTGCAGTTAGGGTAACGGGATTAACCCTTCATCTCCTGGTCTTTCCTTCCCCCGACTTTGATCAGCCGGGGACAAGATTGCAGGAAGTCTGAGCTCTGGGAATCCCCTAGCTTTTCCATACTCTCCCCGGGCTCCGCTCATGCCCTCAACCCCCAGTGCAGCAGGCAAAGGAGAGGATGGCTTCAGAGGCCAGGGGCCCGCACAGGACAGAACTGGCATCGGGGCGGCTGCGACCGTGAGACGCGTTGCAGGGGCGAGTGGGGACAATAGGCAAAGGCGAGGGATGCGGGCCAAGAAAGGGGTTTTATTCAGCGTTGGAAACAGGAAGCGACAGTCGTGCGGGGATGGGGTATGCGGTAATCCGCAAGCTAGGCTCCGGACGCGGGGAAGGAAGGGATGTCAGCAAAACGGAATGCCGGTGATGAAGAGCGGGCCAGGAGAGGGGCGCAGAGTGGAAACTGCGCGCTCCGCAGGGACAGAGCAGGGGAGCTGGGGTGCACGGGTGGGGCCTGCCCCACCCGGGGGACGCGCTCACCGTGGGTGTAGATGTTGCCTAACTCGTTGTGCAGGTAGAAGAGGCTGCGCAGGCAGCCAGAGCCGCTACTGGCCGGCCGGTAGCCCGTCAGGACGAACTTGTTGAATTGCAGGTGTGGGGGCGAGCTGGCCCAGTCCAGCAGCCGCGGGCCCGAGAGGAACGCCATGGCCCGGTCAGACCCTGTCCGAACGCGGGAGCTCGTACGGAGGCGGGGAAGGGGGGCGCGCTCTCAGTTGCACCGGGGCCCCCCAGCAGCtcgccctccctcccccagcccctcAGTCTGCGCACGCGTCCCGCCCCCAGGCCTGGGGTCTTGGACTCTAGCCCACTCCCTTCTCGTGCTGCGCAGGCGCGTCTTTCCTTTCGCGAAGAGGTCGGGGGGCGTCCCCGCTACAAAGCTGGGGAAGAGAATTCCGCTGGCTGAGGTGCAATTACCCGGAGCGCGGCCGGGGGTCCTGGACTGTGAAGGGGCTCTCCTGAGTCTCCTTTGATTCTTCCAGTAGCCTGTCAGTCTCCACTGCCTTCTGTGCCGCTACCGCAGCAGCGGATGGGGCAAGAAGTGAGGCCCCGCCCTCATTTTTCTCACCCCCCCTCAATCCCTCCGCGGTTTCGCGCGCTGGGCTCCTGACGTCACTGCTCTCAAGGCCAATGGACACCCCGGCTCTCTTCGTTTCTCGAAGCCGAGAGGGGACCTCTACGACTCCCCAATGTATGCCCAGGGACTGCTGCTCCCAGCAGAATCTCAGTGGCAGCTCTGGATTTCCTTATTAGCATAATTTAAGCATGCTCCTCCCGGAAGGTGGGTATGCTTTTGAAACACGTGCTTAACCTACCGCCTTGGTTTATTATCATAATACACTTTCTGCCTGGAGAAGGAGCAGGAAGGACCCCGGGTTTCACTCCACTTCTCTACCCCACTCTCTAAAACTTCCAGAGGCCCAGGCAGGACTTTGATCCTGCAGAGCTCTTCTTTCCTACCATCTCTAGGACGGGCCCGGGGCGTGGCTGTTGTCCCTAGGAACAGTGCAGTGCTCAAGACTTTGGTCCCAATTGGTTGCCGCCTTCTGCAAAGATACTCAAACCACCTTCACCCCCCTCCTCCCCGGAACTCCCAGTACTGGACAGACAGGCTGGGGACACTCTCCCAACAAGTCGTTACTTATTGATTGCCCCATACTCTGGGATAGGGATGAAGTTGAGAAAGGGGAAATGAGGAAGATGAGACtttcagaggaggaagaagagatttgGACCCTGTCTCAATGTTCATCCTGATGGGGAAGAGAAGCAGAGACGAAACTATCCTGGTCCCTGGGTTAGATGGGCTTCTACCCACTCTAGCTGCCCTGGTGCCTCGAGGTTCTTACCCAGCATGCCCTGCCACACTGCAGACCGCCACTCGCTGGTTCCGTCATTGTAGTACCCCTCTCTTGGATTCCCTTTCTTCTCAATCCTATCCCCATACTGGGGTGTAGGCTGAATTAGCTGAAGGATAGGTTACTGTTAGGACAGTTGGACTGCTCCTGTGCTGCCGCCTCCACCCCTCTTCCTGACAGAACTTGTCCCTGGCTTAAGACTTCCCAGATAAACTTCTAGGGAAGGGATCAGAAAAATCAGTGTTGTGGGAACTTAAAACAGGGCCCTGAAAAATAAGCAAGTTATTAATATCTGGAGAGGAAGTGGGAAAACTTCCTAGACAGGAGAAGGACCAGCAGGAGCTAGCTAGGTCCTAGCAATTTGAATCTGTCACAGGCTTCCTGAAAGCTTACCCTGGCTAAGCATCTCTATTTGGTGCTGTGTGGGAGGTGGAGATGAGTCATATTTGTTTGTGGAGAAGGATTTATTGGTATGggtatagataatatataatgaaaaaaaaatcctcacttccCCAACCCACCCCCACTTCTGCCAGTTCTGAGATATCAAGTCTGCTCAGATTTAGGTTAAGACTGAATGTAGttttataatgatcaactatgatagacttagcatTTCTCAgaaatatagtgatccaagacaattccaattgatttgggatggaaaatgctatccacatctagagaaagaattatagcATATGCAGAtttaagcatactattttcacctttttattgtttcctctttgtttctcatggtttttctcttttgttctgattttcctttcacaacatgactaatatggaagtatgttcaAAAAATTGTACATcaaagctgggaaaatttttttacagccaatgtttctgataaaggcctcatttctaaaatatgtaaagaactatgtcaaatttataagactacaagtcattccccaattgatgaatggtcaaaggatatgagcagaattttcaaatgataaaattgaagtcttctatagtcatattaaaaatgctctaaattactattgattagggaactgcaaattaaaacaactctggtaccacctcacatctctcagattggctaagatgacaggaaaagagtgATAAATGTTTtaggggatgtgggagaactgggactCAAATGCAgaagttggtggagttgtgaaatgaatcaaccattttggagagcaatttggaactatacccaaatggctataaaactgtgcataccctttgacctagaagtgcctctactgagtctgtatcctgagaaaatcataaagaaggggaaaggacacacatgcaaaaatgtttgtagcagctctttttgtggtggcaaagaattggaaaatgagtagatacccattaattgagaacggctgaataagttatgatatgttaaagtaatggaatattattattgttctataaaaaaataatgaacaagccgATTTTACAAagtcctagaaagatttacactaactggtgctgagtgaacaagcagaactaggaatacattgtatacagtaacattGTAATAGTAACACtaccatgatcaactatgaaagatttgcttctttcttctcaataattcagtgattcaattggatagaaaataccatctgtatccagaaagagaactgtggcaattgaatgtaaatcaacacatgttatattctctttttttcctgttgtttttttctctcatggtttttcccttttgttctgatttttctcttccaacatgattcataaagaaatatgtattttaaaagttaatatatgtgtataatcagaaaaataaaacataataaaaaagaaattttaaaaaagattgtacatgtgtatatatgtgtgtgtgtatatatgtatatatacatatatatatgtatgtcagaTTGCTttgatgtcttggggagggggagggaactgagggagagagaaaaatttggaactcaaaatcttactaaataaatgttgaacactatctttacatgtaat
This genomic window contains:
- the PAQR4 gene encoding progestin and adipoQ receptor family member 4 isoform X1; amino-acid sequence: MAFLSGPRLLDWASSPPHLQFNKFVLTGYRPASSGSGCLRSLFYLHNELGNIYTHGLALLGFLVLLPLTMPWGQLGGGGWLGGTHCVACLAPPAGSVLYHLFMCHRGGSPVYARLLALDMCGVCLVNTLGALPIIHCTLACRPWLRPAALVGYTLLSGLAGWRALTAPSTSARLRAFGWQAGARLLVFGARGMGLGAGAPGSLPCYLRMDALALLGGLVNVARLPERWGPGRFDYWGNSHQIMHLLSVGSILQLHAGVVPDLLWAARHACPTD
- the PAQR4 gene encoding progestin and adipoQ receptor family member 4 isoform X2 yields the protein MAFLSGPRLLDWASSPPHLQFNKFVLTGYRPASSGSGCLRSLFYLHNELGNIYTHGALPIIHCTLACRPWLRPAALVGYTLLSGLAGWRALTAPSTSARLRAFGWQAGARLLVFGARGMGLGAGAPGSLPCYLRMDALALLGGLVNVARLPERWGPGRFDYWGNSHQIMHLLSVGSILQLHAGVVPDLLWAARHACPTD